The Sesamum indicum cultivar Zhongzhi No. 13 linkage group LG2, S_indicum_v1.0, whole genome shotgun sequence genome contains a region encoding:
- the LOC105175607 gene encoding uncharacterized protein LOC105175607 — MKSLHLCSSSLTFPPLLHLHPHLIISTSEENRKQHRGRDLTLHAARSGGFSLNSITNRCKTCKGQGAIECPGCKGTGKNKKNGNIFERWKCFECQGFGLKSCPVCGKGGLTPEQRGER, encoded by the exons atgaagagTTTGCACTTGTGCAGCAGTAGCCTCACCTTTCCTCCATTACTACACCTCCATCCTCACCTAATCATCAGCACTTCAGAAGAAAATAGGAAGCAACACAGAGGAAGGGATCTCACACTACATGCAGCAAGATCTGGTGGCTTCTCATTGAATTCA ATAACAAACAGGTGCAAAACATGTAAAGGCCAAGGTGCAATAGAATGTCCGGGGTGTAAG GGAACaggaaagaacaagaagaatggCAACATTTTTGAGCGATGGAA GTGCTTTGAGTGCCAAGGATTCGGGCTCAAGAGTTGTCCTGTTTGCGGCAAAGGAGGATTGACACCAGAACAACGCGGTGAAAGATGA
- the LOC105175616 gene encoding V-type proton ATPase subunit G-like — protein MDPMRGQGGIQMLLTAEHEAQQIVTAARNLKMARLKQAKDEADGEVAKYKSHLEAEYHKSISESTGSSDSTGKRLEAETEAKIQNLKAKASNVSPEVVQMLLKYITTVRT, from the exons ATGGATCCGATGAGAGGACAAGGAGGCATTCAGATGCTACTCACTGCAGAACATGAGGCTCAACAAATTGTCACGGCTGCTAGAAAcc TGAAAATGGCAAGGCTGAAGCAGGCTAAGGATGAGGCCGACGGGGAAGTGGCAAAGTATAAGTCGCATTTGGAAGCCGAGTACCACAAGAGTATTTCTGAG TCAACTGGGAGCTCTGACTCAACGGGGAAGAGGCTTGAGGCAGAAACCGAAGCAAAGATTCAAAACTTGAAGGCAAAGGCCTCGAATGTATCCCCTGAGGTTGTTCAAATGCTGCTCAAGTACATCACAACCGTGAGAACTTGA